A section of the Cololabis saira isolate AMF1-May2022 chromosome 6, fColSai1.1, whole genome shotgun sequence genome encodes:
- the myl1 gene encoding myosin light chain 1, skeletal muscle isoform codes for MAPKKDAKAPAKKAEPAPAPAPAPEPAPPPKPAAVDLSAVKIEFTPDQIEDYKEAFGLFDRVGDNKVAYNQIADIMRALGQNPTNKEVNNLLGSPSPDDMAGKRVEFEGFLPMLQTIINSPNKAGFEDYVEGLRVFDKEGNGTVMGAELRIVLSTLGEKMNETEIDALMAGQEDENGCINYEAFVKHIMSV; via the exons ATGGCACCCAAGAAGGACGCTAAGGCCCCCGCCAAGAAGGCAGAGCCCGCACCCGCACCGGCACCCGCACCCGAGCCCGCACCGCCTCCCAAGCCCGCCGCCGTCGACCTGTCCGCCGTCAAG ATAGAGTTCACCCCAGACCAGATTGAAG ATTACAAGGAGGCCTTCGGTCTGTTTGACAGGGTGGGTGACAACAAGGTGGCTTACAACCAGATCGCTGACATCATGCGCGCCCTGGGACAGAACCCCACCAACAAGGAGGTGAACAACCTGCTGGGGAGCCCCTCTCCTGATG ACATGGCTGGCAAAAGAGTAGAGTTCGAGGGATTCCTTCCCATGCTCCAGACCATCATCAACAGCCCAAACAAGGCAGGTTTTGAAGACTACGTTGAGGGTCTGCGTGTCTTTGACAAAGAGGGCAATGGCACAGTGATGGGCGCTGAGCTGCGCATTGTCCTGTCAACACTGG GAGAGAAGATGAATGAGACTGAGATTGACGCTCTCATGGCGGGACAGGAGGATGAGAACGGCTGTATCAACTATGAGG